Proteins found in one Roseovarius pelagicus genomic segment:
- a CDS encoding translocation/assembly module TamB domain-containing protein, with translation MIWLRYILIALVLCVPGILSAQDSDDDKGYLTRLLQDSLGGEGRVVDITGFEGALSSEATIDKITVADKEGVWLTLTDLTLQWTRSALLRGEFDVQTLSAKTITLARAPKEQDDGLPAPEAAPFSLPELPVAINLDTLKVDQITIGAPILGEELRLSLKGSAALAGGDASVDITARRVDDKRGTFHIKASFVEATQMLGLDLALGEAEDGIAVKLLDLPGQPSVDLTIAGNGPLDEFTSDIALKTDGQERLTGKVTLGAVKARAGGDDPARRFSAELGGDVTPLFAPRYHRFFGDEVSLRVAGQREPDGALEVSELTLKAQELALSGAITLNADQWPTQIALEAELGGRGPVILPITGPQTKVSRAALNITYSADQSNEWTARFDISELARAGIGIGALQLSAGGVLEGDVGTLGRVTADVRFAAEELSFADPALAEAVGSSLVGTFRMDYTEDEPLVLSDLDLRSPSAQLTGAAEVDTLKSGFETDLQAKLTTSDLSKFSKLVGQPLTGAAEVSLTGTTALGGQFDMAVSGTSTDLALGQPQVDPLLRGQTELDIVARRNTLGITLERAEIVNDQMTLSATGTFASEASEASYALRIAEFSQIDPRLPGPLTAHGKAVKDAVGWRVDLTAAGPLDARAKIAGLVTGPNARIRFDAGLPDIRPLVPAYSGAVALNGTLAQSPEGWLIDTDLSGPYGLTAEVDGRLTGENPNFRYDARLPDIRPIVPAYTGPLAMTGTLQQASEGWLIDTDLNGPYSLTADVAGRITGDGRNIRFDAKLPDVRPLVPAYSGPLAVTGTLVEASQGWLIDTDLRGPYGIVADVEGTVTGDAPAFRYTARLPDIRSFVPEIGGALTLDGTAQQAAGAWQIDTALTGPGGTNAKIAGTIASGDQMNLTARGSAPLGLSEPFLRPRSLQGQANFDLALNGAPTLGALSGTISTTGARFSAPKLLVALTGIDARADITNGRANLSLSANVSNGGRLSVSGPVQLSGAMPADLKVSLAEVVVTDALIYHTRISGSLGINGPLLGGARIAGRLSLGKTSISIPSTGITSFGSLPPITHVNTSAAVRDTQKRAGVGPGSGGDAGASGPGYPLDVTISAPSRIYVRGRGLDAELGGELRLTGTTSDIISAGRFDLIRGRLDVLEKRFDLDEGRVLLQGDFDPYLVFVARTETGEGTASVTIEGPASSPEVRFGAVPDAPQDEVLSQIFFRRDLTQLSPLQAAQLASAVATLAGKGGEGLVGTIRRKIGVDDLDITTDEEGNTGLRVGKYISEKVYTDVTTSSGGGGEVSLNIDLSPSVTASGSVDSENESKLGIFFQKDY, from the coding sequence TTGATCTGGCTGCGTTACATACTGATCGCGCTGGTGTTGTGCGTGCCGGGTATTCTGTCCGCGCAGGATAGCGACGATGACAAAGGATACCTGACCCGACTGTTACAGGACAGTCTGGGTGGTGAAGGACGTGTGGTCGATATCACAGGTTTCGAAGGCGCACTGAGCAGCGAAGCGACGATCGACAAGATAACCGTCGCGGACAAAGAGGGCGTCTGGCTGACGCTGACGGATCTTACATTGCAATGGACCCGCTCTGCCTTGTTGCGCGGGGAATTCGACGTGCAGACCCTAAGCGCCAAAACGATCACGCTGGCCCGTGCCCCCAAGGAACAGGATGATGGACTGCCCGCCCCGGAGGCCGCTCCGTTTTCACTGCCCGAACTTCCGGTTGCAATCAATTTGGATACGCTCAAGGTGGACCAGATCACGATTGGAGCGCCGATATTGGGCGAAGAACTGCGCCTGAGCCTCAAAGGGTCGGCGGCATTGGCTGGGGGTGACGCATCGGTGGACATCACGGCCCGGCGGGTGGATGACAAGCGCGGGACATTTCACATTAAGGCCAGCTTTGTTGAAGCGACCCAGATGTTGGGCCTAGACCTCGCTCTGGGCGAGGCAGAAGACGGGATCGCGGTTAAGTTGCTCGATCTGCCGGGCCAACCCAGCGTAGATTTGACCATCGCGGGTAACGGGCCGCTGGACGAATTTACCAGCGATATCGCGCTAAAGACCGACGGTCAGGAGCGTTTGACTGGCAAGGTAACGCTGGGCGCAGTCAAAGCCCGCGCTGGCGGCGATGATCCGGCGCGCCGGTTTTCGGCGGAGCTTGGCGGCGATGTGACGCCTCTTTTTGCACCCAGATACCACCGCTTCTTTGGTGACGAAGTGTCTCTGCGCGTCGCGGGTCAGCGAGAACCGGACGGGGCGTTGGAAGTCAGTGAACTGACTCTGAAGGCGCAGGAACTGGCGCTGTCGGGCGCTATCACGCTCAATGCGGACCAATGGCCAACCCAGATCGCACTAGAGGCGGAATTGGGTGGGCGTGGGCCTGTGATACTGCCGATCACCGGACCGCAGACCAAAGTCAGCCGTGCCGCACTGAACATCACCTATTCCGCCGATCAATCCAATGAATGGACAGCGCGCTTTGATATTTCCGAGCTTGCTCGGGCGGGAATTGGCATCGGTGCGTTGCAGCTCAGCGCGGGCGGCGTTCTGGAGGGGGATGTTGGCACGCTGGGCCGCGTGACCGCCGATGTGCGCTTTGCGGCAGAGGAGCTGTCGTTCGCCGATCCCGCACTGGCCGAGGCAGTGGGCAGCAGTCTGGTCGGAACATTCCGCATGGATTACACCGAGGATGAGCCGTTGGTGCTGAGCGACCTCGATTTGCGGAGCCCATCTGCGCAACTGACCGGTGCGGCAGAGGTCGACACACTGAAAAGCGGGTTCGAGACCGATTTACAAGCCAAGCTGACCACCAGCGATTTGTCAAAATTCTCGAAACTGGTGGGGCAACCCTTAACCGGTGCGGCAGAGGTGTCATTGACGGGCACCACCGCGCTGGGCGGGCAGTTCGACATGGCCGTGTCCGGCACCTCGACCGACCTGGCATTGGGCCAGCCACAGGTTGATCCGTTGCTGCGGGGACAGACGGAGCTCGACATCGTGGCGCGCCGCAACACTCTAGGGATCACGTTGGAGCGTGCCGAGATCGTCAACGACCAGATGACGCTGTCGGCGACCGGCACCTTTGCATCCGAAGCGTCCGAGGCGTCTTATGCGTTGCGCATCGCCGAGTTTTCGCAGATCGACCCACGGTTGCCCGGTCCGCTGACCGCACATGGCAAAGCAGTGAAGGATGCAGTGGGTTGGCGTGTCGATCTGACGGCGGCGGGACCGTTGGACGCGCGCGCCAAAATTGCCGGGCTGGTGACAGGACCGAATGCTCGCATCCGATTCGATGCGGGGCTGCCAGATATCCGCCCGCTGGTGCCCGCGTATTCCGGTGCTGTCGCACTCAACGGGACGTTAGCACAGTCGCCCGAGGGCTGGTTGATTGATACCGATCTCAGCGGACCATATGGGCTAACGGCCGAGGTGGATGGACGCCTAACCGGCGAGAACCCGAACTTTCGCTACGACGCACGGTTGCCCGATATTCGCCCGATCGTGCCTGCCTACACCGGCCCGCTCGCGATGACGGGAACATTGCAACAGGCCTCGGAGGGATGGCTGATCGACACGGATCTCAACGGACCTTATAGCCTGACAGCCGACGTCGCCGGGCGCATAACTGGCGACGGGCGAAACATTCGCTTTGATGCCAAGCTGCCGGATGTGCGTCCTCTGGTGCCGGCGTATTCCGGTCCACTCGCCGTAACCGGAACGTTGGTAGAGGCGTCGCAGGGTTGGTTGATTGATACCGATCTTCGCGGACCCTACGGTATTGTGGCCGATGTCGAAGGGACCGTGACAGGTGATGCGCCTGCCTTTCGCTACACAGCGCGCTTGCCTGATATACGTTCCTTTGTTCCCGAAATTGGTGGCGCGCTCACCCTCGATGGAACGGCGCAACAGGCCGCAGGCGCGTGGCAGATCGACACCGCACTGACCGGACCGGGCGGCACCAATGCCAAGATCGCGGGCACCATTGCCAGTGGCGACCAGATGAACCTGACCGCCCGAGGTTCCGCACCATTGGGTCTGAGTGAACCATTCCTGCGTCCCCGCAGCCTGCAGGGGCAGGCAAACTTTGATCTGGCGCTGAACGGTGCGCCGACGCTTGGCGCGCTCTCCGGCACGATCAGTACCACCGGTGCGCGGTTCTCAGCGCCCAAGCTGCTGGTCGCCTTAACAGGGATCGACGCGCGTGCAGACATCACCAATGGCCGCGCAAATCTGTCGCTCAGCGCCAATGTCTCGAATGGTGGGCGGCTGTCTGTCAGCGGACCTGTGCAACTGTCCGGGGCGATGCCCGCTGATCTAAAGGTGTCATTGGCCGAGGTGGTCGTGACCGATGCACTGATCTATCACACGCGGATATCCGGTAGTCTGGGGATCAACGGCCCGCTTTTGGGGGGGGCACGCATCGCTGGGCGGCTGAGCTTGGGCAAAACCAGTATCAGCATTCCCTCGACAGGCATCACCAGTTTCGGATCGCTGCCGCCGATTACCCATGTGAATACATCCGCCGCTGTCCGCGATACCCAAAAGCGTGCGGGCGTCGGGCCGGGTTCGGGTGGCGATGCAGGTGCTTCAGGACCGGGCTATCCGCTGGACGTAACGATTTCTGCACCGTCGCGTATCTATGTGCGCGGGCGTGGTCTGGACGCAGAACTGGGCGGAGAATTGCGCCTAACAGGCACCACCTCCGATATCATTTCGGCCGGACGCTTCGATCTGATCCGGGGACGGCTTGATGTGCTGGAAAAACGATTTGACCTGGATGAAGGCCGCGTGTTGTTGCAGGGGGATTTCGATCCCTATCTGGTGTTCGTTGCTCGAACAGAGACTGGCGAAGGCACCGCCAGCGTGACCATCGAGGGTCCTGCATCCTCGCCCGAGGTGCGTTTCGGTGCGGTGCCTGATGCGCCACAAGACGAGGTGCTGTCGCAGATTTTCTTCCGGCGTGATCTGACACAGCTGTCCCCATTGCAAGCCGCACAACTGGCCAGCGCCGTTGCTACGCTCGCCGGTAAGGGGGGCGAGGGTCTGGTCGGTACTATTCGCCGCAAGATCGGCGTGGATGATCTGGACATCACGACGGACGAAGAGGGCAACACGGGATTGCGGGTCGGGAAATATATTTCAGAGAAGGTTTATACTGACGTGACCACCTCCAGCGGTGGTGGAGGCGAAGTATCCCTGAACATTGATCTCAGCCCCTCGGTGACAGCGAGTGGTTCTGTCGATAGTGAAAACGAAAGTAAGCTGGGCATCTTTTTCCAGAAAGATTACTGA
- the lipB gene encoding lipoyl(octanoyl) transferase LipB: MVEWVISSGLTDYAQALRVMEERAEAIARDDADEMIWLIEHPPLYTAGTSANPADLTDPDRFPVHEARRGGQYTYHGPGQRVVYVMLDVGRRGRDVRAFVKQLEAWVIATLERFNVHGEIREGRVGVWVERPEKPRMASGTIAEDKIAAIGIRLRRWVSFHGISINVEPDLEHFSGIVPCGITDHGVTSLVDLGLPVSMADVDVALQQTFGDVFGRE; the protein is encoded by the coding sequence ATGGTGGAATGGGTTATCTCTTCGGGTTTGACGGATTACGCGCAGGCGCTGCGCGTGATGGAAGAGCGCGCCGAGGCCATCGCACGTGATGACGCCGACGAGATGATTTGGCTGATCGAGCACCCGCCGCTCTACACCGCCGGCACGTCAGCCAATCCCGCCGATCTGACCGACCCGGACCGCTTTCCTGTCCATGAGGCGCGGCGCGGCGGGCAATATACTTACCACGGCCCCGGCCAACGTGTCGTCTATGTCATGCTCGACGTGGGGCGGCGCGGGCGCGATGTGCGCGCCTTTGTCAAACAGCTGGAGGCATGGGTGATTGCCACGCTTGAGCGTTTCAATGTGCACGGCGAAATCCGCGAGGGCCGCGTAGGCGTCTGGGTCGAACGCCCCGAGAAGCCGCGCATGGCATCCGGCACAATTGCCGAGGACAAGATCGCAGCCATCGGCATCCGCCTGCGCAGATGGGTCAGCTTTCACGGTATCTCGATCAATGTTGAACCGGATCTGGAGCATTTCAGTGGCATCGTGCCCTGCGGGATCACCGACCACGGCGTCACCAGCCTTGTCGATCTGGGACTACCTGTGTCGATGGCGGATGTGGATGTGGCGCTACAGCAGACTTTCGGTGATGTATTCGGCCGAGAATAG
- a CDS encoding class I SAM-dependent methyltransferase, whose product MAEITDPDTINAFLEYPLPSVAKGFPNGWMSASDLQTIYNAARRTTGDVLEVGPWLGRSSTAIAAGLRDREAEGGARVKYDIIDFGIASAEEWQQRFNQKLRLNHDNGRVAEAVLHPGGSNAVMVNNLKMNDLLGYTTTIMRGDIVDSPIQRKYSMIFCDALHDIAEIERNMPRMAELVAPGCIFVADDVVTDETAECVRSYLDVKEFFFTKTIRRKRSKLCVFQIADVEKPNSVGTIGKTVKAATGSKTKIAKKSTAKPKTKTTAKKTRSTETASA is encoded by the coding sequence ATGGCAGAAATCACCGATCCGGACACAATAAATGCATTCCTTGAATACCCGCTCCCGAGCGTGGCCAAGGGATTTCCCAATGGCTGGATGTCAGCCAGCGACCTTCAGACGATTTATAACGCGGCGCGGCGCACCACTGGCGACGTGTTGGAAGTCGGTCCGTGGCTGGGGCGTTCAAGCACCGCAATCGCCGCCGGTTTGCGCGATCGCGAAGCGGAAGGCGGTGCGCGCGTCAAATATGACATCATCGACTTTGGCATCGCCAGCGCCGAGGAATGGCAGCAGCGGTTCAACCAGAAACTGCGCCTGAACCACGATAACGGCCGTGTGGCAGAGGCTGTCCTGCATCCCGGCGGATCAAATGCCGTTATGGTCAATAATCTGAAAATGAACGATCTTCTGGGTTATACCACCACGATTATGCGCGGCGATATCGTCGACAGTCCGATCCAGCGCAAATACAGCATGATCTTTTGTGACGCGCTACATGACATTGCCGAAATCGAGCGCAACATGCCGCGAATGGCCGAATTGGTCGCGCCGGGCTGTATTTTTGTCGCCGATGACGTCGTGACCGACGAGACAGCAGAATGCGTGCGCAGCTATCTGGACGTTAAAGAATTCTTCTTTACCAAGACAATCCGGCGCAAGCGCAGCAAGCTCTGCGTCTTTCAGATCGCGGATGTGGAGAAACCTAATAGTGTCGGCACGATCGGCAAGACGGTAAAGGCGGCGACCGGGTCCAAGACCAAGATTGCAAAGAAATCGACGGCCAAGCCAAAGACCAAGACAACAGCCAAGAAGACGCGCAGCACCGAAACAGCAAGCGCCTGA
- a CDS encoding autotransporter assembly complex protein TamA: protein MEKSLILDDTEQDGNVPDIRREARRKVYRHLLCVLMLVVGSVGMPSGASALEVQISTPRENAALNETLGAASLLMTLQARKDIATQDVVAAARADYQRILTALYEQAYYAPVINITLDGREAAAVSPVAPLGDVRRAVIRVDPGPLFRFGELRVAPLAPRTELPEGFVPGQVAGVDLLKDAAEAGVDSWRAVGHAKATVGAQQITARHEQARINAAIMLEPGPLLRFGDLLVTGNEDVRTKRIKEIAGLPKGQIYSPKTLEQATERLRRSGAFSVATLREADEVGPGDTLDVTAQITEAPPRRFRFGAELSSLEGLGMSAMWMHRNVFGGAERFRLDGEVSGIGGDTGGIDYRLGARFERPATFHSDMDFYLEFEFEELDEAAFNATTFALETGITHYASEHREFSYGLGYRLSDTVDAFGARSYSILTLPLSAKYDYRDDPLNAKSGYFVEANTMPFVNLFGTEDGLRSKLDMRAYYSAGEQKRLTFAVRGQVGSLIGPNLAQAPADFLYYSGGGGTVRGQSYQSLGVTLGGGQETGGRSFLGLSGEVRVQTTDKLSLVGFYDTGYIGAEGFPDGSSGKWQSGAGLGIRYDTGIGPVRLDVAVPVDGPGSNSGFEIYVGIGQAF from the coding sequence ATGGAAAAATCGCTCATCCTTGATGACACGGAACAGGACGGAAACGTGCCCGACATACGCCGAGAAGCGCGCCGAAAAGTGTACCGACATTTGCTCTGTGTTCTGATGCTTGTGGTCGGGTCCGTGGGCATGCCTTCGGGGGCATCGGCGCTTGAGGTTCAGATATCCACCCCCCGCGAGAATGCTGCCCTGAACGAGACACTGGGTGCTGCTTCGCTATTAATGACGTTGCAGGCGCGCAAGGATATCGCCACGCAGGATGTAGTGGCCGCAGCGCGCGCAGATTATCAGCGCATCCTGACCGCACTGTATGAACAGGCCTATTATGCGCCGGTGATCAATATCACGCTCGACGGGCGCGAGGCGGCGGCGGTGTCACCGGTCGCGCCGTTGGGCGACGTGCGGCGGGCGGTGATCCGGGTCGACCCCGGCCCGCTGTTTCGTTTTGGTGAGTTACGTGTTGCTCCGTTAGCGCCTCGTACCGAATTGCCGGAGGGGTTCGTGCCCGGACAGGTGGCCGGCGTCGATTTGCTAAAGGACGCCGCCGAGGCGGGTGTAGACAGTTGGCGCGCGGTTGGACATGCCAAGGCAACGGTTGGCGCGCAACAGATCACAGCCCGTCACGAGCAAGCCCGGATCAACGCGGCGATCATGCTGGAGCCGGGCCCGCTGCTGCGTTTTGGCGATCTGTTGGTCACGGGCAACGAAGACGTGCGCACCAAGCGGATCAAAGAGATCGCAGGTTTGCCAAAGGGCCAGATCTATTCCCCCAAGACACTGGAACAAGCCACCGAACGCTTGCGCCGCAGCGGCGCATTCAGCGTCGCGACCCTGCGCGAGGCTGACGAGGTCGGGCCGGGTGACACTCTTGATGTCACCGCACAGATCACAGAGGCACCGCCGCGCCGATTCCGCTTTGGTGCAGAGCTTTCTTCGCTTGAAGGGTTGGGTATGTCGGCGATGTGGATGCATCGCAATGTCTTTGGCGGGGCAGAACGGTTCCGGCTGGATGGCGAAGTCAGCGGGATCGGTGGCGACACGGGCGGGATAGATTACCGACTTGGCGCACGGTTCGAACGGCCTGCGACCTTCCATTCGGATATGGATTTTTATCTTGAGTTCGAATTCGAAGAACTGGACGAAGCGGCGTTCAACGCCACGACATTTGCGTTGGAAACCGGCATCACACACTACGCATCCGAGCATCGCGAATTTTCGTACGGTCTGGGGTACCGGCTTTCGGATACGGTGGATGCGTTCGGTGCGCGATCCTACTCGATCCTGACGCTGCCGCTGAGCGCGAAGTATGACTACCGCGATGATCCTCTTAACGCAAAATCGGGCTATTTCGTTGAGGCCAACACAATGCCCTTCGTCAACCTCTTTGGCACCGAGGATGGTTTGCGAAGCAAGCTGGATATGCGTGCATATTACAGCGCCGGTGAACAAAAACGTCTGACATTTGCTGTGCGCGGACAGGTGGGGTCGTTGATCGGGCCGAACTTGGCGCAGGCCCCTGCGGATTTCCTCTATTATTCTGGCGGCGGCGGTACAGTCCGGGGCCAGAGTTATCAGTCGTTGGGTGTCACACTTGGCGGAGGCCAAGAGACGGGCGGGCGGTCTTTCCTCGGGTTGTCGGGCGAGGTTCGTGTGCAGACAACCGACAAGCTAAGCCTCGTCGGGTTCTATGACACCGGATACATCGGTGCCGAAGGCTTCCCCGATGGCAGCTCTGGCAAGTGGCAAAGCGGTGCTGGCCTCGGCATTCGCTATGACACGGGGATAGGTCCGGTGCGACTGGATGTAGCGGTGCCGGTGGACGGGCCGGGCAGCAACTCGGGCTTTGAGATTTACGTTGGAATAGGACAAGCGTTTTGA
- a CDS encoding carbon-nitrogen hydrolase family protein: protein MKIALLQCPPPPADPERGLLQIADAAAYAAKDGATVLVTPEMAVTGYALGPDVVAALAEPADGAYYTAIADICRANKIAIAYGFPERGGDGAVYNSVQLVTADGTALTTYRKTHLYGDVDRMQFTAGATLSEVVSLGGLRIALAICYDIEFPELVRAYALAGADLVITPTANMVPYDSVCTRIVPARAEENGIAIAYANYIGEEGDFIYCGRSCIVDPGGRDLARALPRDPVLIMAELPDRRAHEGAHLADRRPDLYAALTMPQPARET, encoded by the coding sequence ATGAAAATCGCCCTGTTGCAATGCCCACCACCGCCCGCCGACCCCGAACGCGGCCTGTTGCAGATCGCCGATGCCGCAGCATACGCGGCAAAGGACGGAGCGACCGTATTAGTGACGCCGGAGATGGCTGTGACCGGCTATGCGCTGGGACCTGATGTCGTAGCAGCACTGGCGGAACCGGCGGACGGGGCCTATTATACCGCTATCGCCGATATATGCCGCGCCAATAAGATCGCCATCGCATACGGGTTCCCCGAACGCGGCGGGGACGGCGCGGTTTACAACAGCGTGCAACTGGTGACCGCCGACGGCACGGCGCTGACGACCTATCGAAAAACGCATCTATATGGGGATGTGGATCGCATGCAGTTCACCGCCGGTGCCACATTGTCAGAGGTGGTATCACTGGGCGGTCTGCGTATCGCCTTGGCAATCTGCTATGACATTGAGTTCCCCGAACTGGTACGCGCCTACGCATTGGCCGGCGCTGATCTGGTGATCACTCCGACGGCTAATATGGTTCCCTACGATAGCGTTTGCACGCGCATCGTGCCGGCCCGAGCCGAGGAAAACGGCATTGCCATCGCTTATGCCAATTACATCGGCGAAGAGGGGGATTTCATCTATTGTGGCAGATCTTGTATCGTCGATCCGGGTGGGCGCGATCTGGCCCGCGCCTTGCCGCGTGACCCGGTGTTGATCATGGCCGAATTGCCCGATAGACGCGCCCACGAAGGGGCACATCTGGCAGACAGACGCCCTGATTTATATGCCGCATTGACGATGCCCCAACCCGCGAGAGAAACATGA
- the ctaD gene encoding cytochrome c oxidase subunit I yields MADAAIHGQDHHDERGFFTRWFMSTNHKDIGILYLVSSALVGLISVMFTVYMRLELMEPGVQYMCLEGARFIADAASDCTPNGHLWNVMITYHGVLMMFFVVIPALFGGFGNFFMPLQIGAPDMAFPRMNNLSFWLYIAGTSLGVASLLAPGGNGQLGSGVGWVLYPPLSTTEAGISMDLAIFAVHLSGASSILGAINMITTFLNMRAPGMTLFKVPLFSWSIFVTAWMILLALPVLAGAITMLLTDRNFGTTFFDPAGGGDPILYQHILWFFGHPEVYIIILPGFGIISHVIATFARKPIFGYLPMVWALIAIGALGFVVWAHHMYTVGMSLTQQSYFMLATMVIAVPTGVKVFSWIATMWSGSIEFKTPMLWAFGFLFLFTVGGVTGVVLAQAGLDRAYHDTYYVVAHFHYVMSLGAIFAIFAGIYFYFGKITGRQYPEWAGKLHFWAMFIGANLTFFPQHFLGRQGMPRRYIDYPEAFATWNWWSSMGAFLSFASFVFFFGIVIYSLLRGAKVTENNYWNEYADTLEWTVSSPPPEHTFEILPKQEDWDKSHAH; encoded by the coding sequence ATGGCAGATGCAGCCATTCATGGCCAGGACCACCACGACGAGCGCGGCTTCTTTACGCGCTGGTTCATGTCCACGAACCACAAGGATATCGGTATCCTTTACCTTGTCAGCTCGGCTCTTGTCGGTCTGATTTCGGTCATGTTCACCGTCTATATGCGGCTTGAACTGATGGAACCCGGCGTTCAATACATGTGCCTCGAAGGCGCGCGTTTCATCGCTGACGCAGCGAGCGACTGTACGCCGAACGGGCATCTCTGGAACGTGATGATTACCTATCACGGCGTCCTGATGATGTTCTTTGTCGTTATTCCGGCGCTTTTTGGCGGCTTCGGCAACTTCTTCATGCCGTTGCAGATCGGTGCGCCGGACATGGCGTTCCCACGGATGAACAACCTGTCATTCTGGCTGTATATCGCGGGTACGTCGCTGGGCGTTGCGTCATTGTTGGCCCCCGGCGGTAACGGGCAGCTTGGATCCGGGGTCGGCTGGGTGCTCTATCCACCGCTGTCGACCACCGAGGCAGGCATTTCGATGGATTTGGCGATTTTTGCCGTTCACTTGTCCGGTGCAAGCTCGATCCTTGGTGCGATCAACATGATCACAACGTTCCTGAACATGCGCGCACCCGGCATGACACTGTTCAAGGTTCCGCTGTTCAGCTGGTCGATCTTTGTCACGGCGTGGATGATCCTTCTGGCGCTGCCGGTTCTGGCTGGCGCGATCACGATGCTGCTGACCGACCGGAACTTTGGCACGACGTTCTTTGATCCGGCAGGCGGGGGCGATCCGATCCTCTATCAACACATCCTGTGGTTCTTTGGCCACCCGGAAGTGTACATTATCATCCTGCCCGGTTTTGGCATCATCAGCCACGTCATCGCCACCTTCGCGCGCAAACCGATCTTTGGCTACCTGCCGATGGTCTGGGCATTGATCGCCATTGGTGCGTTGGGTTTTGTCGTCTGGGCACACCACATGTACACGGTGGGCATGTCGCTGACGCAGCAAAGCTACTTTATGCTGGCAACGATGGTGATCGCCGTTCCGACCGGGGTGAAGGTGTTTAGCTGGATCGCAACGATGTGGAGCGGTTCCATTGAATTCAAAACGCCAATGCTATGGGCGTTTGGGTTCCTGTTCCTCTTTACCGTGGGCGGTGTGACCGGTGTTGTGCTGGCGCAGGCCGGGCTGGACCGGGCGTATCACGACACTTATTACGTCGTGGCGCACTTCCACTATGTGATGAGCCTTGGGGCGATCTTTGCGATCTTTGCCGGTATCTATTTCTACTTTGGCAAGATCACAGGGCGTCAGTACCCTGAATGGGCGGGTAAACTGCACTTCTGGGCGATGTTCATCGGTGCGAACCTGACGTTCTTCCCTCAGCACTTCTTGGGTCGTCAGGGCATGCCGCGCCGCTACATCGACTATCCCGAAGCGTTTGCGACATGGAACTGGTGGTCCTCGATGGGCGCGTTCCTGAGCTTTGCCAGCTTCGTATTCTTCTTTGGTATCGTGATCTATTCGCTCTTGCGCGGCGCAAAAGTGACCGAGAACAACTATTGGAATGAATACGCCGATACGCTGGAATGGACGGTCTCATCGCCGCCACCAGAGCATACGTTCGAAATCCTGCCCAAGCAGGAAGACTGGGACAAGAGCCACGCACACTAA